A DNA window from Leishmania panamensis strain MHOM/PA/94/PSC-1 chromosome 27 sequence contains the following coding sequences:
- a CDS encoding hypothetical protein (TriTrypDB/GeneDB-style sysID: LpmP.27.0810), with the protein MFEEGGYAALQRYSRWQKKKVRTIVVNAHAKNPSHRSIADAIALAKPFDRIELTGGEYHESVAIQVPLELVASEGEDPHIFSRSSTITIATPGIDVYMESIIVSSRSTSTLDAAIVAVAGNPILFRCHCSSVLIGGTAEAHLDECTIKESGSGVGIVVQDSGGGIIKSSTIRNHRSVCFDIDTRGELAVTECTIDNTTCGDGMKLSGAVSSISRDFGASYLSCSHVEVSHCHFSISGDAMSSGAGGVSMNIVGSACGIVLTQGAAPTIASNEFIEGEIGVLIEGPGTAQLRGNVIRCQRRCGILALVEEGFRYSLDHQTLRISGDNVLDRCRVGIDVQCSNNRASYFQQQSATVAVTGAGSGISGSADAGLNITVNGSNMSGIDRFLADELPNPKRAFEWTPVQGSTPPPSTYDAAYFFSTTSSTNPLVCAESKWYALDKLRSNLQQLVNMALQAHPTCLQPSFGFVAGTVPLVTEGLGANSTNTFADILNDMLGTQLSHQKDGLSWQREMLQLRGNKGIDIVNTKFSNCDVCAIRFGRHGYGLVEECVFEDCGTYAIVVDCAAHPLITGCRFLRSRGASILVTNFANPFIIGNEMVSGKRDGIQLTNMSRGLIVGNIIATHVGTGTRVDKHSQTLICANVISQNREGGISVAEGSKPTILFNHLTGNLQAQVRCTEGADAFISHNRISASADTGIHIDSCSRCTVLSNAIRSNGDGILVERDADPYVKNNKITANTRAGVHARNNALGVFVDNRILDNLGPNVLLTEGASSVFRANRIEGSSQGGVVVCNEGHGFFERNTISTNAIANVLVTGAYSEPELLRNVISGSRSGCGIVCARSAGGSFLRNSIFENFQCGVFILEASNPTLRDNNIAREAVGVLVSDCGRGLLTKNVIENCYGTGMLTQRQANPVFSENKVRDCQMSGLHIAPDSIGLFEQNELTRNDIGVHLGSSMDSAVIDIHSVYLSDADPSDKDSSAMAQGRASHTAPRHSSLFPTKTDASVLRSIADAGAQRRTSVVRSASSVVRGNTITANLRGGVLLDSFPSGTVEQNVIFRNNAYGILGDATYAAARAQAVLMTKFGAEDCRCVIRPLPVRQQQPSPAQLKTLLLIQANNIHGHDEANILLDHFDGATHETTITENTIYGAPYGVCVAHNSTICSMSKNEVHTCMDGFAFTSGGHGCYTANHIHDCTYSGVYVSDMAHPNLADSNCIENCGFCGVLVDVSGQGVFRRNTIRHCETGVVVFCGPTTPFHMSHEEVTNARILTSTPIFTENTIEENELHGVLLLSVLSGCPLRSPLILSCGGPNKKSAEASPADPSTDEPLHDAPTPYLGAVRETAVRSDRLCATFEKNVIRRSRMMGVYHDRFDHWDFSALEKTHAERKRSAGNAVKNAYGGYEALLGTSQILDSDEHRQQRQLKQISLIENTITECSVGVGAGYGCHPYLQRNKIINNTFFGLLLRCGSAVSAYANDICGNGLAGVYAASGAKGYIAKGAIESNNGWCRPPMSQHTPRSFADCTFSKSFFTQSMVSTVEDNVRAAAIAAHRPLRMCSRAYEQMTHLAAVHVFIMTDALRYLAELVAASSGGLTLASGCAPSALFDTASGASFGAGGAAASGWRYLGGVALADYADVSTADGGIGVWVQAGSRVTIQGNRISKHQNSGVRITKGVLHHHSVLHKSFRMDDDKKANKKLDMVVSLPDTAKRRTSTASSTTVDIFAVEREAPPLACGEPGALFSTQLLCATGILAALQIAASTTFESLDASFASFLHHSLSLSCPNGLEAEEQRQRVGSLHHAHIADNVISGNRDGVHIEVFHRLQASTTTSAVAATAASVDRTSPSSGGDANSTTGVVPHTPKDARAQQPFRRASTPTLSSTATAVTTAHPASSQDIDVINCAYGTLDFKIVVEGNTVTQNRRYGVYAVHVANVNCERWVPSRSALNTTLAAQYGEIRSKLILGKPTARVEVALPFGVQALNQEVDHALFRKNDLFNNEQTQVYVTSRYVALTQDGDRTLLQLDTTAALSGSNYASQVLIGVPVMASLLQLPPPGVLLWDENKIHDAKSGVRLCGYLGPHSVRFQRNSFVNIADDALSVLGHLACATIGKGNVFDGNGVGLRVAQEQHIGLVTSCSRTPNALRTRIFHNTFKAAKGSSILLECVGEEAPLVYRNEFSGHTQGTVALYLQSGRAGGPAVVQGNVFSDNYTPVVLVGGSESGGVNAPSASPTTLVENRFTCNYVGVIVCNGAAPTLEGNLFEKNARAGLEVVGSGSRPEVRQCVFREHTRDSDAVGSLAGLTHGPQSPSQEINAESTMRYPKQGTLLLQRCNFSLTLLPENTRVLTATSQARLPAGLLLGPFTEPVVDACCFVNNDIGVDAVRDAASPAVALAELKVHVKRCLFSSHRVCGVLVRGSQSTAGSPFGSDGAAKGTAVDHTPTDGTIDASSTLGMADTTVFEQCVFMENATAEGGGDVVAMEDGYATFRGNVFCGTVVGKTRGAACFTQNKFITLSDSGIAALTETAHDSSSRSDGCSSAAAAVVIQEGGRIVVNENTIAYRKVGVQCLPGAEGIATGNRIVQCVTGLLLAPFNRTDVNKNRVLASLDCGAVVYGGRMADNTIITASIGIFVQHSSTYKGINAVPSHKRSALEFLCTRNSIVNCAKDGFLIKTAGLFDGNNVSHCKNGINIVSPLSGGPAGSCPVIKNSNIYDNCVGVCMENESESAVRSNDIFDNEVVGVLVGATATGSLQENHISSSMDHGAVEIPMEARIKSHGNVIRNQFSPAFQRGTRASRAKDYQVEQANLDRELRDLDDAIEEAHQNMEAVSSGMRSLQQELVKMHSRSIEDFVTVISGPAGHALRVASARAGKMMTAAGSDKRDVCFTPATRATGNSLSGSEKVKGVTSTVATGARRQSKTGSSTTVNFRGKTASNATAADPKQVLIHVFTNAESSTRADAIGEAITGVLAKAPLSKYNFLPTISTSTSQLLRLLGGPHPMVPFLCVVVFDAPVRDLSPSDHSGLKMLHDSACCANRSAKYRVATQASSSPDGGGASNVSDVSDLFYTVLPSSVFKKDGAASNEERIMSVEAYAAVHHPFTYTASVEEVLDVLHDQISQEMKASTASAAPRSRRRISVPSLQASGKESMVERMSVDEDGHGSHGAAEGGGRFANARGSRSASTFLTTKHVSALFSQLSPEAFGFEPTKETRTVKKRKSCVVDTHEVGDIEGGPDGDKRNRRGSAHAQRGSTVSKTAGRGATASRRRLSTIGAKSGHRGSVASRKS; encoded by the coding sequence ATGTTCGAAGAGGGAGGCTATGCCGCTCTGCAGCGGTACAGCCGATGGCAGAAAAAGAAGGTTCGCACTATCGTCGTGAATGCCCACGCCAAGAACCCGTCACATCGGTCCATTGCTGATGCCATTGCTCTTGCAAAGCCGTTTGATCGGATCGAGTTGACAGGCGGTGAGTACCATGAGTCCGTGGCTATTCAGGTACCGCTGGAGTTGGTCGCCTCTGAGGGGGAAGATCCGCAcatcttctctcgctcatcCACCATCACCATTGCAACGCCTGGGATCGACGTCTACATGGAGAGCATTATTGTGTCATCTCGCAGTACCAGCACGCTCGACGCCGCTattgtcgccgtcgccggcaACCCGATCCTCttccgctgccactgcagctcGGTGCTCatcggcggcaccgccgagGCACACCTAGACGAGTGCACAATCAAggaaagcggcagcggcgtgggCATTGTAGTGCAagacagtggcggtggcatcaTCAAATCCTCCACGATACGCAATCACCGCAGCGTCTGTTTCGACATCGACACGCGCGGCGAGTTGGCGGTGACAGAGTGCACGATCGACAATACCACCTGCGGCGATGGGATGAAGCTCTCCGGTGCTGTCAGCTCTATCAGCCGCGACTTTGGCGCGTCGTACCTGTCGTGCAGCCACGTCGAGGTGTCGCATTGCCACTTTTCTATCTCCGGCGACGCTATGAGCAGCGGGGCTGGTGGGGTTTCTATGAACATAGTAGGGAGTGCGTGCGGCATTGTCCTTACCCAAGGAGCTGCACCGACGATCGCCTCGAACGAGTTCATAGAAGGCGAGATTGGCGTGCTGATTGAGGGCCCTGGCACGGCGCAGCTCAGAGGCAACGTTATTCGGTGCcaacggcgctgcggcatctTGGCCCTTGTAGAGGAGGGCTTCCGGTACTCCCTGGATCATCAGACGCTGCGTATTTCCGGTGACAACGTACTAGACCGCTGCCGTGTGGGAATCGATGTTCAGTGCTCCAACAACCGAGCGTCGTATTTCCAGCAGCAGAgtgccaccgtcgccgtgaCAGGAGCCGGATCTGGCATTAGTGGGTCAGCCGACGCTGGGCTGAACATCACCGTCAACGGCAGCAACATGAGCGGGATTGATCGTTTCTTGGCTGACGAACTACCAAACCCGAAGCGTGCCTTTGAGTGGACACCGGTGCAGGGTagcactcctcctccgagtACGTACGACGCGGCTTACttcttctccaccacctcgtcaACAAATCCGCTTGTATGCGCAGAGAGCAAGTGGTACGCGCTGGATAAGCTCAGGTCAAATCTCCAGCAGCTCGTGAACATGGCCTTACAGGCCCACCCCACCTGTCTGCAACCGTCCTTCGGGTTTGTTGCGGGCACCGTCCCGCTCGTGACTGAAGGGCTTGGCGCCAACTCGACAAACACGTTCGCCGACATCCTGAACGACATGCTGGGGACGCAGCTCAGCCACCAAAAGGACGGCCTGTCATGGCAGCGGGAaatgctgcagctgcgcgggAACAAAGGCATCGACATCGTCAACACAAAGTTCTCCAACTGCGATGTCTGTGCCATTCGCTTTGGTCGTCACGGGTACGGACTAGTGGAGGAGTGTGTGTTTGAGGACTGTGGAACGTACGCCATTGTCGTGGACTGCGCAGCGCATCCGCTCATCACCGGCTGCCGCTTCCTGCGCTCTCGCGGCGCCAGCATACTGGTGACCAACTTTGCGAATCCCTTCATCATCGGCAACGAGATGGTGAGCGGGAAGCGAGACGGCATTCAACTCACCAACATGAGCCGCGGCCTGATTGTCGGCAACATCATCGCCACGCACGTTGGCACCGGCACCCGTGTCGACAAACACAGCCAGACACTCATTTGCGCCAACGTAATCTCGCAGAACCGTGAAGGCGGCATCTCTGTCGCCGAGGGTAGCAAGCCGACTATCCTATTCAACCACCTCACGGGGAACCTGCAAGCGCAGGTTCGCTGCACCGAAGGGGCCGACGCCTTTATCTCGCATAACCgcatctccgcctccgcagaCACCGGCATCCACATCGACTcgtgcagtcgctgcaccGTCCTTTCCAACGCAATCCGCTCGAACGGCGACGGCATCCTCGTTGAGCGGGATGCCGACCCTTACGTCAAGAACAACAAAATCACAGCCAACACGCGAGCAGGGGTGCATGCTCGCAATAACGCACTCGGCGTGTTCGTGGACAACCGCATCCTCGACAATCTTGGCCCAAACGTGCTCTTGACGGAGGGCGCCTCCTCGGTGTTTCGCGCCAATCGCATCGAAGGTAGCTCGCAAGGAGGCGTGGTCGTGTGCAACGAGGGGCATGGCTTCTTTGAACGCAACACGATCTCAACGAACGCCATCGCGAACGTGCTGGTGACTGGTGCGTATTCCGAGCCGGAGTTGCTGCGCAACGTCATTTCAGGCTCGCGCTCTGGCTGTGGCATAGTCTgcgcgcgcagcgctggtggcagTTTCCTGCGCAACAGCATTTTCGAAAACTTCCAGTGTGGTGTGTTTATCCTAGAGGCGTCCAATCCGACGTTGCGGGACAACAACATCGCACGCGAGGCGGTCGGTGTGCTGGTGTCGGACTGTGGCAGAGGGTTACTCACAAAAAATGTCATTGAAAACTGTTATGGCACAGGTATGCTGACACAGCGACAGGCAAACCCAGTCTTTTCGGAGAACAAGGTGAGGGACTGTCAGATGAGTGGGCTGCACATTGCCCCGGACAGCATCGGCCTTTTTGAGCAGAATGAGCTGACGCGGAACGACATCGGGGTGCACCTTGGCTCTTCAATGGACTCGGCAGTAATTGACATCCACTCTGTCTATCTTAGTGACGCGGACCCGAGCGACAAGGACTcgtcggcgatggcgcagggCAGGGCATCACACACTGCACCGCGTCACTCTAGCCTATTCCCTACCAAGACGGATGCgagtgtgctgcgcagcattGCGGACGCGGGGGCGCAACGGCGAACGAGCGTGGTGCGGTCGGCGTCGAGCGTCGTTCGCGGCAACACCATCACGGCCAACCTGCGTGGGGGCGTTTTGCTAGACTCATTTCCCAGTGGCACGGTGGAGCAGAATGTCATCTTCCGCAACAACGCCTATGGGATCCTTGGCGACGCTACGTACGCtgcggcgcgtgcgcaggcGGTCCTGATGACCAAATTCGGCGCTGAAGACTGCAGATGTGTTATACGACCTCTGCCggtacggcagcagcagccctcaCCCGCCCAACTAAAAACGCTACTCCTGATTCAGGCAAACAATATCCACGGCCATGACGAGGCGAACATCCTCCTTGACCACTTCGATGGCGCTACACACGAAACAACCATCACCGAGAACACCATCTACGGGGCTCCGTACGGCGTATGCGTGGCGCACAACTCTACCATTTGCTCGATGAGCAAGAATGAGGTTCACACATGCATGGACGGCTTCGCTTtcaccagcggcggccacgGCTGCTACACGGCGAACCACATCCACGACTGCACCTACTCGGGTGTCTACGTTTCCGACATGGCACACCCCAACCTCGCCGACTCCAACTGCATCGAGAATTGCGGCTTCTGCGGCGTCCTGGTGGACGTGAGTGGTCAAGGCGTGTTTCGCAGAAACACAATCCGTCACTGCGAGACGGGCGTCGTGGTATTCTGCggccccaccacccctttTCACATGTCACACGAGGAGGTGACTAATGCGCGCATCCTCACCTCCACGCCGATTTTCACGGAGAACACCATCGAAGAAAACGAACTGCATGGCGTGTTGCTACTTAGCGTCCTATCGGGATGTCCGTTGCGCTCACCCCTCATCTTGTCCTGCGGTGGCCCTAATAAGAAATCTGCTGAAGCCTCGCCAGCGGACCCATCGACTGACGAGCCGCTCCACGATGCACCGACACCCTATCTCGGTGCGGTCCGCGAGACAGCCGTGCGAAGCGATCGACTCTGCGCCACCTTTGAAAAAAATGTTATTCGACGCAGTCGAATGATGGGCGTTTACCACGACCGCTTCGACCACTGGGACTTCTCGGCGCTCGAGAAGACGCACGCGGAGAGAAAGCGGTCTGCTGGCAATGCAGTGAAGAACGCCTACGGCGGGTACGAAGCTCTGCTTGGCACCTCCCAGATTCTTGACAGTGATGAACACCGACAACAGCGCCAGCTGAAGCAGATAAGTCTTATCGAGAACACCATCACCGAGTGCAgcgtcggcgtcggtgcTGGGTACGGCTGCCATCCATATCTTCAGCGCAACAAAATTATCAACAACACTTTCTttggcctcctcctgcgctgcgGGTCAGCCGTCTCGGCGTATGCGAACGACATCTGCGGCAACGGGCTGGCTGGCGTGTACGCGGCGAGCGGAGCGAAGGGGTACATTGCAAAAGGCGCAATTGAGTCGAACAACGGCTGGTGTCGCCCACCGATGAGCCAGCACACACCACGCAGCTTCGCTGACTGCACCTTCTCCAAGTCATTTTTCACGCAGTCGATGGTGAGCACTGTAGAGGACAacgtgcgcgctgccgccatcgccgcacATCGGCCGCTTCGCATGTGCTCCCGCGCGTACGAGCAGATGACTCACCTTGCCGCGGTCCACGTCTTTATCATGACGGACGCCCTGCGCTACCTCGCCGAGCTCGTCGCTGCCTCTTCTGGCGGTTTGACGCTCgccagcggctgcgcacCGTCAGCGCTCTTTGACACTGCAAGTGGGGCATCGtttggcgctggtggcgcggcggcgtcgggTTGGCGGTACCTTGGCGGCGTGGCGTTGGCCGACTATGCGGACGTATCCACGGCCGACGGCGGCATCGGGGTGTGGGTGCAGGCGGGAAGTCGGGTGACTATCCAGGGTAACCGAATTAGCAAGCACCAGAATAGCGGTGTGCGGATCACCAAAGGCGTCTTACATCACCACTCGGTGCTGCACAAATCATTTCGCATGGATGACGACAAGAAAGCGAACAAGAAGCTGGACATGGTGGTCTCACTACCTGACACTGCAAAACGGAGGACGTCGACAGCGAGCAGCACAACGGTGGACATTTTTGCTGTGGAACGAGAGGCGCCACCTCTTGCATGCGGGGAGCCTGGTGCTCTCTTCAGTACACAGCTGCTCTGTGCGACTGGAATTTTGGCGGCCCTACAGATAGCCGCATCCACTACATTTGAAAGCCTCGACGCCAGCTTTGCGTCGTTCTTGCATCAcagcctctccctctcttgtccAAACGGGCTGGAGGCCGAggagcaacggcagcgcgtGGGCTCCCTTCACCACGCCCACATCGCTGATAATGTCATTAGCGGTAACAGGGATGGGGTGCACATCGAGGTGTTTCACCGACTCCAGGCATCCACAACGACCAGCGCGGTCGCGGCTACGGCGGCGTCAGTCGACCGCACCAGCCCATCCTCTGGTGGCGACGCGAACAGTACGACTGGGGTGGTGCCACACACCCCAAAagacgcacgtgcgcagcagcccttTCGGCGAGCAAGTACGCCGACGCTCTCTTCCACAGCCACTGCCGTGACGACTGCACACCCCGCCTCATCGCAAGACATTGACGTGATAAACTGTGCCTACGGCACCCTCGACTTCAAGATCGTGGTAGAGGGGAATACCGTTACGCAGAACCGTCGCTACGGTGTGTACGCGGTGCACGTGGCAAACGTGAACTGCGAGCGCTGGGTGCCCAGTCGCAGCGCGCTGAACACGACCCTCGCGGCCCAGTACGGCGAAATTCGCTCTAAGTTGATACTGGGGAAGCCGACGGCgcgggtggaggtggcccTCCCTTTTGGGGTGCAGGCGCTTAACCAGGAGGTGGACCACGCCCTCTTCCGGAAGAACGACCTCTTCAACAACGAGCAAACGCAGGTCTACGTGACGTCTCGCTACGTTGCTCTGACGCAGGACGGCGACCGaaccctgctgcagctggacaCGACTGCCGCCCTCTCCGGGTCGAACTACGCCTCTCAGGTACTCATTGGGGTCCCCGTGATGGCGAGTCTACTCCAACTGCCCCCACCTGGTGTGCTACTGTGGGATGAGAACAAAATACACGACGCCAAGAGCGGAGTGCGACTTTGCGGCTACCTCGGGCCGCACAGCGTCCGTTTTCAACGCAACAGTTTTGTGAACATCGCAGACGACGCGCTCTCGGTGCTGGGGCATTTGGCGTGTGCGACAATCGGGAAGGGCAATGTCTTTGACGGCAACGGTGTGGGACTCCGTgtggcgcaggagcagcacatTGGGCTCGTGACGTCCTGTTCAAGGACGCCGAACGCCCTGCGAACCCGCATCTTTCATAACACGTTCAAAGCGGCCAAGGGCTCGTCCATCTTGCTGGAATGCGTCGGCGAGGAAGCGCCACTGGTGTACCGAAATGAGTTCAGTGGGCACACGCAGGGCACGGTGGCGCTGTACTTACAAAGTGGCAGAGCTGGCGgcccggcggtggtgcagggcAACGTCTTCTCAGATAACTACACCCCCGTTGTCCTCGTGGGTGGAAGCGAGTCTGGGGGCGTGAACGcaccctccgcctctcccaCCACCCTCGTCGAGAACCGGTTTACATGCAACTACGTGGGTGTCATTGTCTGCAACGGCGCTGCCCCGACGCTCGAGGGAAATCTCTTCGAGAAAAACGCACGAGCAgggctggaggtggtgggaaGCGGCTCTCGCCCGGAGGTACGCCAGTGTGTTTTTCGAGAGCACACGCGAGATAGTGACGCAGTGGGCTCGCTTGCAGGGCTCACGCACGGGCCTCAGTCGCCGTCCCAGGAGATTAACGCGGAGTCGACGATGCGCTACCCGAAGCAAGGGACGCTCCTACTTCAGCGGTGCAATTTCTCCTTGACGTTGTTGCCCGAGAACACACGTGTTCTCACCGCCACAAGTCAGGCACGGCTCCCGGCTGGCCTGCTCCTTGGCCCCTTCACTGAGCCGGTAGTGGACGCGTGCTGTTTTGTGAATAACGATATCGGCGTCGACGCCGTGCGGGATGCTGCGAGTCCGGCTGTTGCGCTGGCAGAACTGAAGGTGCACGTCAAGCGTTGCCTTTTTTCGAGTCACCGGGTCTGTGGAGTCCTGGTGCGCGGCTCCCAGAGTACCGCAGGCAGTCCCTttggcagcgatggcgctgccaAAGGGACTGCCGTCGACCACACACCCACCGACGGCACCATCGATGCCAGCAGTACACTCGGCATGGCGGATACGACAGTCTTTGAACAGTGCGTGTTCATGGAGAACGCCACAGCGgagggcggaggcgacgTGGTGGCGATGGAAGACGGCTACGCAACATTTCGCGGAAACGTCTTCTGTGGCACCGTCGTAGGCAAGACGCGTGGCGCAGCCTGCTTTACGCAGAACAAATTCATCACCTTGTCAGACAGCGGTATTGCCGCGCTCACGGAAACAGCGCACGACTCGTCGTCCCGCTCGGatggctgcagcagcgcggcggctgcggtcGTTATTCAGGAGGGTGGCCGCATCGTTGTCAATGAAAATACAATCGCGTATCGCAAAGTCGGTGTGCAGTGCTTGCCTGGCGCGGAGGGCATTGCGACGGGCAACCGCATCGTGCAGTGCGTGACAGGGTTGCTGCTCGCTCCCTTCAACCGCACAGATGTAAACAAAAACCGGGTACTCGCCAGCCTGGACTGTGGTGCCGTCGTCTACGGCGGTCGGATGGCGGACAATACGATCATCACGGCCTCTATCGGTATCTTCGTGCAGCACTCGTCCACCTACAAAGGCATCAACGCAGTCCCATCCCACAAGCGCAGCGCACTGGAGTTCCTCTGCACTCGTAACAGCATTGTCAACTGCGCCAAGGATGGTTTCCTGATCAAAACAGCCGGACTGTTCGATGGCAACAACGTGTCACACTGCAAGAACGGCATCAACATCGTCTCGCCCCTCAGCGGCGGGCCTGCCGGCTCATGCCCAGTGATCAAAAACTCCAATATCTACGACAACTGCGTGGGGGTGTGCATGGAAAATGAGTCGGAGTCGGCGGTGCGGAGCAATGACATCTTTGATAATGAGGTTGTCGGTGTGTTAGTCGGCGCGACGGCCACCGGGTCGCTGCAGGAGAACCACATCTCCTCTTCCATGGACCATGGCGCGGTGGAGATTCCGATGGAAGCGCGGATCAAGTCACACGGCAACGTCATTCGGAACCAGTTCTCGCCAGCCTTTCAGCGCGGCACACGAGCAAGCCGCGCGAAGGACTACCAAGTGGAACAGGCAAACCTTGATCGAGAACTGCGCGACCTGGACGAcgccatcgaggaggcgcatCAGAACATGGAGGCCGTCTCGAGTGGCATGCGGTCGCTTCAGCAGGAGCTCGTCAAAATGCACTCGCGATCCATCGAAGACTTCGTGACAGTGATTTCGGGGCCAGCGGGGCACGCATTACGCGTTGCCAGCGCCAGAGCTGGCAAGATGATGACTGCCGCTGGCTCTGACAAGAGAGATGTCTGCTTCACACCGGCTACGCGCGCTACTGGCAATTCCCTGAGTGGTtcagagaaggtgaagggcgTCACTAGTACCGTTGCGACGGGCGCACGCCGGCAGTCCAAGACGGGTTCGTCTACGACGGTGAACTTCCGCGGGAAGACTGCAAGTAACGCGACTGCGGCAGACCCAAAGCAGGTTCTCATCCATGTCTTCACTAACGCCGAGTCGAGTACTAGAGCGGACGCTATTGGAGAGGCAATTACTGGTGTCCTTGCCAAGGCTCCTCTATCCAAGTACAACTTTCTCCCCACCATCTCTACCTCgacgtcgcagctgctgcgactaCTCGGCGGCCCCCACCCAATGGTGCCGTTTCTCTGCGTGGTCGTCTTCGACGCACCCGTTCGCGACTTGAGTCCTTCAGATCACTCCGGGCTGAAGATGCTGCACgacagcgcctgctgcgctaACCGCTCCGCCAAGTACCGCGTCGCGACTCAGGCATCCAGCAGCCCAGACGGCGGAGGTGCTAGCAACGTTAGCGACGTGTCGGACCTCTTCTACACTGTCCTTCCTAGCAGTGTCTTCAAAAAAGATGGGGCAGCCTCGAATGAGGAGCGCATCATGAGTGTGGAGGCCTACGCGGCAGTGCATCATCCCTTCACCTACACTGCTTCCGTGGAAGAGGTGCTTGATGTCCTACACGATCAAATCAGCCAGGAGATGAAAGCATCCACGGCGTCAGCTGCACCCCGCAGCCGGCGGCGCATCAGCGTGCCAAGCCTTCAAGCCTCCGGCAAGGAAAGCATGGTGGAGAGAATGTCGGTCGATGAAGACGGCCACGGTAGccatggtgctgctgagggTGGTGGGCGCTTTGCCAACGCCCGTGGGAGCCGCAGCGCATCCACCTTCCTGACAACCAAACACGTGAGCGCCCTCTTTTCGCAGCTTTCGCCCGAGGCCTTCGGCTTCGAACCTACAAAGGAAACACGAACTGTGAAGAAGCGGAAGTCGTGTGTGGTCGATACCCACGAGGTGGGCGATATCGAAGGTGGACCCGACGGTGACAAGCGAAACAGAAGGGGATCGGCGCACGCCCAAAGAGGCTCCACTGTGTCCAAGACCGCCGGCCGAGGGGCAACGGCTAGCCGGCGCCGAT